The genomic stretch AAAGGATTGATATTTTCATTCACTTTCATGGCATTTATTCTGGGAACCACAGAATATGTCATCGTGGGGCTTTTAAGCGAAATTGCAGGTGACTTTGGGGTAACGCTTGCAGCAGCAGGTATTTTGATCTCTGGTTTTGCGCTTGCCTATGCGATTGGGACACCGCTTATCCTGAGTGTCTTAGGTCATTTGCCTAAGCGACTGCTTCTATTAACAGGTATTACGCTCATTATTGTGCTAAATATGCTGAGTGCGGTCTCTACCTCTTTTGCGTTCCTCATGGGGACGAGAGTAGTGACTGCCATTTTGTGTGGCCTTTCTTTATCGCTCGCGATTTCGGTAGCAAGTGATTACGTGGAAAAAGCAAGGCGCGGACGAGCAATTTCCTATATTCTTGGCGGATTTACGATTGCAAATGTATTTGGTGTACCGATCGGTACCCTTGTAGGTCAACATTTTGACTGGCCAGCCACATTTATTCTGGTTTCTATTCTTGGGGCAGGTGCCCTCTTACTGAACTGGATCTACATACCGAGAGATATACCCATCGTGAATGTATCGGCGAAAGAACAGTTCGTTCTCCTTACTAACTATCGGATCCTGCTTGCGTTCTTTATTCCGGCCATGGGTACCGCAGCGATCTTTACCGTATTTACCTATATTACACCGATCATGGGTAAGGTCATGCAGCTGCCAAGCAGCTTGTTCAGTACGGTGTTATTCGCCTATGGTCTAGTTACGATTGTAAGTAATCTCATTGGCGGAAGAATTGCTTCCGGGGATTATGTAGGAAAGCTGAGGATTGTATTTATCCTGCAAGCCGTTATTTTTATTCTATTCGGGCTGACGGCTGCGCTGCCGGTCATCGGATTAATTAGTCTGATTCTCATTGCGCTGACTTCTTATATTCTGAATGCTTCCACGCAGCTGTATTTAATTGATCTTGCCTACATGTATGTTCCAAAAGCAAAGGATTTCGCGACCTCACTCATGCCGGTAGCAAACAACCTGGGGATAGCGATCGGTTCTTTTGTAGGCGGCTTAATGATTGATATTAGCGGGCTTAGGGCATTGCCTTGGGTAGCGGCCGGGTTTACATTCATTGCCCTTGTGATTACTGCGGTGTCTCATCGTCTAGATCGTAAACAGGGAATGCAGATGAACTCCAATACAATGAGAGAAGAAGAACTTCCTGCTTCCGGGGCACATATGTCATCGCCAAAATAGGGGATATAATGATTCGATAGCAGAAACAAAGCAGAGATTGTTTACGTAGAATTCTACGAGAGCAATCTCTTTTTTTTCTGTAAAGAGTAGAAGTAGGAGAGACCGCATCAGGTATATTCGTAACAGCATAATAAACGATGCCGTGTTTAACAAACGTTGGGTATGAAATGTATTGAGGGGGACTATGGAATTACGAAACTGGGGGGATTGATAAGCACACGGTTTTGACGGAGTATGCTGAATTACACCTGAATATTCCTCAAAATTCTACTTGAGAGGATTTAGCAGAAGGCAGCAGCTCGGTACCTGCGTTTCAAAGATATGCTGTATAATTCTAGATAAAAGAACGGGTGATCTTAACATTTACAACTTTTTTCTACAATAAATTGTATTTTGTTTAAAAATGTATAAATAATTTGTCGTTTATTTCCGATATATGTATTAAAGTCTAAAATTTTATAATATATCGGAGTGTAAACTTTAAAATGATGACTTCATCAAGAGGAAATGAATCGTTAAAAGCGTATATAAATAGAATAGAATACATTATTTTCTTGATTGAAAACAAGAAGGACCGGGAAAAAATCTCCACTTTCTTATCTGATTTGCGTGGAGATCTACAAATGGTACTATATAAAATACAACAGAAAAGATATAGTAAGTATCAAACTAGATATTTAGAACATG from Paenibacillus polygoni encodes the following:
- a CDS encoding MFS transporter, producing MPYPKEKGLIFSFTFMAFILGTTEYVIVGLLSEIAGDFGVTLAAAGILISGFALAYAIGTPLILSVLGHLPKRLLLLTGITLIIVLNMLSAVSTSFAFLMGTRVVTAILCGLSLSLAISVASDYVEKARRGRAISYILGGFTIANVFGVPIGTLVGQHFDWPATFILVSILGAGALLLNWIYIPRDIPIVNVSAKEQFVLLTNYRILLAFFIPAMGTAAIFTVFTYITPIMGKVMQLPSSLFSTVLFAYGLVTIVSNLIGGRIASGDYVGKLRIVFILQAVIFILFGLTAALPVIGLISLILIALTSYILNASTQLYLIDLAYMYVPKAKDFATSLMPVANNLGIAIGSFVGGLMIDISGLRALPWVAAGFTFIALVITAVSHRLDRKQGMQMNSNTMREEELPASGAHMSSPK